In a genomic window of Diorhabda carinulata isolate Delta chromosome 8, icDioCari1.1, whole genome shotgun sequence:
- the LOC130897416 gene encoding protein stoned-B-like, which yields MHKITKGLKKKKKGKKSKKGEEELFKPEELENYRKEHQGTSEEPATQNEEWKKFLALTSEVDDILKKTQGDLDRIKSTSFFQRKPTQSEVKKFEEEKLAQEKKAEEAKKELEPPTSAQLGIVEVSESESEEEEDDNIFDTTYIDALEAAEVKLAYIPESPTEPLDGDDPFDTSAAEKAILGPEAERKGKKLVPLGAAVEVLTGRVQLPTCATQRPTANKRQILKDRDLLLQSFDETIQPTGVTNGTVQEIPKTLLDEDPVGLPDGPIDLNNPIPFPQALTSVAVTETKTTQESLKKDIISEFDVIDGVEDEDDLEFEALAAESLTKKVIVSQSLPQNTISATEHIQWGAFGDNNNEKEQEDREDDPFDTTFAEKVVPVVKDEEYISTTSKNIWSNNERIYASELNIIKPEDRDLLGGSNNNLASGVLSTKLAFKSPGSGDLSDDDFDPRADEKSRERTLSRPDVLTIAGSKTVSFDLPSPNHSSLNVEPKIIKPLTPFYTRKASIPELSIADDPFDTSFASNAAPGKAELRIIESELINSTPTLNNNFNSKEEAQKKIDAVVNTIKDKSKPKLSTVTDSLDLLVTDSDIPVKVLTPGASIDDSDVISYRDPFDTSIASNILPGKTELKLLETELIHTDQKNKILEIKSTDLLVHDEDEVIEKPLSPSSDVKISPGIDSREDYDPFDTSCAIDIQPGRAELKLLELEFIQNGSGSNPFLLDDHDDDSGNLGDNPFLSQTATTMSTTNPFSFDPMELEPAEAEVPVIQQNNDPFDNTIQYSRTEPINNEPVLLADTPKKPVDLDLKYTLQASPNGPPRPPPPRLPPSKETQDLLMSVMGAMDATSSSLLGKIPPTRSPSPVNMRDLHSPSPTPDPGCRDLLDVDEKPQASDQEVQNSSEADLFSLDHDTSCDINQNPAVQFDQQTFIQKESFIETKSPAQNEPMVQDQTKRLPPRPSPPVRPPKPPLPASLIQKKEQHVVPTLEDIDMFGVEEPPKKKEVSDILNLYNAPKHEPVKDLLSDLIMETEMSSQPDLISSTTETNKPVDNMNKVFSPELKENVVPSDHSQEDFQMDLSNSHSKCSISSTTLNPFAPSEDIIDQKEENNIEFEVNQNIEPNQMEITENSNNLSGVDNVQSDFFGISEPIGNNVKTIDQPNFASSAFGYNSTPLNNDLVSSNEAGVISDTVTTVSNSTTNASTATYMICNATENSNAGSNIFNIVSTTTNNSTTNIAEVYGKPTVTTDLFGIANTVSDSCNISTTISNTANDIFGSGIPGSDTINTIAVDVFGGTTTVVDAFSKTSQNEDPFANSNNDTGDDFDDFAKKFESVKAEDSAFGNVWGNDSINLVDSSTGFGQDDGFDAFLALQEPPEVPQSTPNKISKAASQESDEDKDFAVFIRPKGANDISGDILPTIAPPPPTVAATFGDISPRFNPFDQTEIPATIQNEIPHVEEFKRSDSQETPPTPLFDDDVSVPLEPFPRIHYEGDGWEMQLRQPNKKKITGQRFWKKIWVKLQHLPDCVLLQLYNQKDDKDPFQELPLQPCYSVSDIGAQQYDQFGKIFTVKLQYIFYKERPGVRPGQVKKAERITNKLSQFAAYAIQGDYQGVKEFGSDLKKLGLPVEHAPQVSQLMKLGSLNYEDLKQFSVCIEEALFKLQAHRDRALHYKMEEVQITAVDELYVEQEGDGHIVKQIARVRLFFLGFLTGMPDVELGVNDMRRQGKEVVGRHDIIPVVTEEWIRLEDVEFHSCIQQEDYNLTHIIKFKPPDACYIELMRFRVRPPKNRELPLQLKAQICVTGFKVELRADVLVPGFASRKLGQIPCEDVMIRFPIPECWIYLFRVEKHFRYGSVKSAHRRTGKIKGIERILGTVETLQENLIEVTSGQAKYEHQHRAIVWRCPRLPKEGQGAYTTHNMVCKIALTSYDQMPEKLAEYCYVEFTMPATQVSHTTCRSVSLQNSDSDEPPEKYVRYLARHEYRVGIEHTEGESPNAYASATYVPKPANPPPTAQAEIPKVVEESSSDSD from the exons GAATCGTAGAAGTCTCTGAGTCAGAATCagaagaggaagaagatgaTAATATTTTCGATACAACTTATATTGACGCTCTCGAAGCAGCGGAAGTAAAACTAGCATATATACCAGAATCGCCAACTGAACCCCTTGATGGTGATGATCCATTCGATACTTCTGCAGCCGAGAAGGCTATCCTAGGACCTGAAGctgaaagaaaaggaaaaaagcTCGTACCACTTGGAGCTGCTGTCGAAGTACTAACAGGAAGAGTACAGTTGCCTACTTGTGCCACTCAAAGACCAACGGCaaataaaagacaaatattGAAAGACAGAGACTTATTACTGCAGAGTTTTGATGAAACCATACAACCAACTGGAGTAACTAATGGAA CTGTTCAAGAAATTCCAAAAACACTTCTAGACGAAGATCCTGTTGGACTTCCAGATGGACcaattgatttaaataatccTATACCATTTCCACAAGCTCTCACATCTGTAGCTGttacagaaacaaaaacaacacAAGAATCTTTGAAAAAGGATATTATTTCTGAGTTTGATGTTATTGATGGTGTAGAAGACGAGGACGATCTTGAATTTGAAGCTTTAGCAGCTGAAAGCTTAACGAAGAAAGTTATTGTTTCTCAAAGTTTACCACAGAATACTATTTCTGCTACAGAACACATTCAATGGGGAGCATTTGGAGA tAATAATAACGAAAAAGAACAAGAGGATCGAGAAGATGACCCATTTGATACAACATTTGCAGAGAAAGTTGTTCCAGTAGTCAAAGACGAAGAATATATTTCAACTACGAGCAAAAATATTTGGAGCAATAACGAGAGAATTTATG CTAGTGAGTTGAATATTATTAAACCAGAAGATCGTGACTTACTTGGTGGAAGCAACAATAATTTAGCAAGTGGTGTTTTATCTACAAAACTAGCATTCAAAAGTCCAGGTTCAGGTGATTTGAGTGATGATGACTTTGATCCCAGAGCCGATGAAAAATCAAGAGAAAGAACTTTATCACGACCAGATGTACTGACTATAGCCGGATCTAAAACAGTTTCATTTGATTTACCTTCACCGAATCACAGCTCTTTGAACGTTGAACCAAAGATTATCAAGCCTTTAACTCCGTTTTATACCAGAAAGGCGTCTATCCCTGAATTATCGATAGCTGACGATCCTTTCGATACATCATTTGCTTCTAACGCTGCACCAGGAAAAGCAGAGCTACGAATAATCGAGAGCGAGCTAATAAATTCGACCCCTACTTTGAACAATAACTTCAATTCAAAAGAAGAAGCCCAGAAAAAAATAGATGCTGTAGTTAATACCATTAAGGATAAATCTAAACCTAAACTATCGACCGTAACAGATTCATTAGATTTACTAGTTACTGACAGTGACATACCTGTGAAGGTATTAACACCTGGAGCATCTATAGACGATTCTGACGTAATTAGCTACCGTGACCCATTCGACACTTCTATTGCATCGAATATTCTACCAGGTAAAACTGAATTGAAGTTACTCGAAACTGAACTCATACATACAGACCAGAAGAATaagatattagaaataaaatccACAGATTTACTGGTACACGATGAGGACGAAGTAATTGAGAAACCTTTGTCACCTTCATCAGACGTCAAAATTTCACCAGGTATTGATAGTAGGGAAGATTACGATCCTTTTGATACTAGTTGCGCTATAGATATACAGCCAGGACGAGCTGAATTGAAACTTTTGGAACTAGAGTTCATTCAAAATGGCT CTGGTTCCAATCCTTTTTTGCTTGACGATCACGATGACGATTCGGGTAATTTGGGAGATAATCCATTCCTATCCCAAACAGCTACAACTATGTCTACAACTAATCCTTTCAGTTTTGACCCAATGGAACTGGAACCAGCAGAAGCTGAAGTACCAGTTatacaacaaaataatgatcCGTTTGATAACACAATACAGTATTCTAGAACTGAACCAATTAACAATGAACCAGTATTACTAGCGGATACTCCGAAAAAACCAGTGGATTTGGATTTGAAGTATACATTGCAAGCAAGTCCAAATGGTCCTCCAAGACCCCCTCCACCTAGATTACCTCCTTCAAAAGAAACCCAGGACTTACTTATGTCTGTTATGGGTGCAATGGATGCTACCAGCTCTTCGCTTCTTGGAAAAATTCCTCCTACAAGATCACCCAGCCCAGTCAATATGAGAGATTTACACTCTCCTAGTCCTACACCCGATCCTGGATGCAGGGATCTTCTTGACGTAGACGAAAAACCACAAGCTTCGGATCAAGAAGTTCAGAATTCTTCCGAAGCAGATCTCTTCTCTTTAGATCACGATACTAGCTGTGATATCAACCAAAATCCTGCTGTTCAGTTTGACCAACAAACTTTTATCCAAAaagaatcatttattgaaactaAATCTCCAGCACAAAACGAACCTATGGTACAAGATCAAACAAAACGGCTTCCACCACGACCGTCCCCTCCAGTGCGTCCTCCAAAGCCCCCACTTCCGGCATCGCTAATACAAAAAAAGGAACAGCACGTTGTACCGACTTTAGAAGATATAGATATGTTTGGGGTTGAGGAACCtccaaagaaaaaagaagtttcCGATATTCTTAATTTATATAACGCTCCAAAGCACGAGCCAGTCAAAGATCTGTTATCTGACTTGATAATGGAGACTGAAATGTCTTCTCAACCAGATTTGATATCGTCCACTACGGAAACAAATAAACCTGTTGATAATATGAATAAAGTATTTTCCCCCGAGTTGAAGGAAAACGTAGTACCATCAGATCATTCTCAAGAAGATTTTCAAATGGATTTAAGTAACAGTCACAGTAAATGCTCTATTTCTAGTACAACATTGAACCCCTTTGCACCAAGTGAAGATATAATTGATCAAAAGgaggaaaataatattgaattcgaagttaatcaaaatattgaaccTAATCAAAtggaaataactgaaaattcaaACAACTTATCTGGGGTTGATAATGTTCAAAGTGACTTCTTTGGAATATCAGAACCAATTGGAAACAATGTCAAAACAATTGACCAACCAAATTTTGCCTCGTCCGCGTTTGGATACAACAGTACACctttaaataatgatttagtTAGTTCTAACGAGGCAGGTGTTATTTCTGATACAGTAACCACAGTATCAAATTCAACAACAAATGCTTCCACTGCAACATACATGATTTGTAATGCAACGGAAAACTCTAACGCaggttcaaatattttcaacattgtGAGTACAACCACTAATAATTCAACTACTAACATTGCTGAAGTTTATGGCAAACCGACCGTAACAACAGATCTTTTTGGAATAGCCAATACAGTTTCAGATAGCTGTAATATATCCACTACGATTTCTAATACAGCTAATGATATATTTGGTAGCGGGATCCCAGGATCTGATACAATCAATACAATAGCCGTTGACGTATTTGGTGGTACCACCACAGTCGTGGATGCATTCAGTAAAACCTCACAGAACGAAGATCCTTTCGCAAATTCTAATAATGATACTGGAGAcgattttgatgattttgcAAAGAAGTTTGAATCAGTTAAAGCTGAAGATTCTGCTTTTGGTAATGTTTGGGGTAATGATTCGATCAATCTAGTTGACTCCTCTACTGGATTTGGGCAAGATGATGGGTTCGATGCTTTTTTGGCTTTACAAGAGCCTCCAGAGGTACCTCAATCAACGCCCAATAAAATCAGTAAAGCTGCTTCTCAAGAATCTGATGAAGATAAGGACTTTGCTGTTTTTATTAG ACCTAAAGGTGCGAATGATATATCTGGTGATATTCTTCCAACCATTGCACCCCCACCGCCAACAGTTGCAGCAACATTCGGAGATATTTCCCCAAGATTTAATCCGTTTGACCAAACTGAAATACCGGCAACCATCCAAAACGAAATACCACATG TTGAAGAATTCAAACGTTCTGATTCACAAGAAACTCCTCCGACACCGTTATTCGATGACGATGTCTCAGTGCCTTTAGAGCCTTTTCCGAGGATACATTACGAAGGAGATGGATGGGAAATGCAGTTACGACAACcgaacaaaaagaaaatcacAGGTCaacgtttttggaaaaaaatatgggTTAAACTTCAGCACTTACCCGATTGTGTGCTTTTACAATTATATAATCAGAAGGACGATAAAGATCCTTTCCAGGAGTTGCCACTGCAGCCCTGTTATTCCGTTTCCGATATCGGAGCTCAACAATATGatcaatttggaaaaattttcacAGTCAAactccaatatattttttataaagagaGACCTGGGGTTCGACCTGGACAGGTTAAAAAAGCCGAAAGGATTACGAATAAACTCAGTCAGTTTGCGGCGTACGCTATTCAAGGAGATTATCAAG GAGTGAAAGAATTTGGAAGCGACTTGAAAAAATTGGGTTTACCAGTGGAGCATGCTCCTCAAGTATCCCAATTAATGAAATTGGGATCTTTGAATTATGAAGATTTGAAGCAGTTTTCAGTTTGTATAGAAGAAGCGCTGTTCAAACTCCAAGCACACAGAGATAGGGCGCTACATTATAAAATGGAAGAAGTCCAAATTACTGCCGTGGATGAATTGTATGTGGAACAAGAAGGAGATG GGCACATTGTGAAACAAATAGCCAGAGtaagattatttttcttggGGTTCCTCACGGGAATGCCGGATGTGGAATTGGGAGTGAACGATATGCGTCGACAAGGAAAAGAAGTAGTTGGTAGACATGATATTATTCCAGTAGTTACTGAAGAGTGGATTCGATTGGAAGATGTGGAGTTTCATTCTTGTATCCAACAAGAAGATTACAATCTCACACATATAATCAA atttaAGCCTCCTGATGCCTGTTACATTGAACTAATGAGATTTAGAGTGAGGCCCCCCAAAAATCGAGAACTTCCTCTACAGCTTAAAGCTCAAATATGTGTCACAGGGTTCAAA gtAGAACTTAGAGCTGACGTTTTGGTTCCAGGATTTGCGTCAAGAAAACTGGGGCAGATTCCTTGCGAAGATGTGATGATACGGTTTCCCATACCAGAATGCTGGATATATTTGTTTAGAGTAGAGAAACATTTTAGATATGGATCTGTTAAATCTGCCCATAGAAG AACTGGTAAAATTAAGGGAATCGAAAGGATTTTAGGGACTGTGGAAACTTTACAGGAAAACTTGATTGAGGTGACTTCTGGACAGGCTAAATATGAGCATCAACATCGAGCGATAGTTTGGAGGTGTCCAAGATTACCTAAAGAAGGtcaag GTGCATATACAACTCACAATATGGTTTGTAAAATTGCTCTTACCAGTTACGATCAGATGCCCGAAAAGTTAGCGGAGTATTGTTATGTTGAATTCACGATGCCTGCAACTCAGGTCAGCCATACCACCTGCAGGAGTGTTAGTCTCCAAAATTCAGATAGTGATGAGCCACCCGAAAAATATGTTAGATATTTAGCAAGGCATGAGTATAG GGTTGGTATAGAACACACTGAGGGAGAATCGCCTAATGCTTATGCTTCAGCTACTTACGTTCCAAAACCTGCCAATCCACCGCCCACGGCTCAAGCAGAAATTCCAAAAGTGGTGGAGGAGTCCAGTTCCGATAGTGATTAA